One Conger conger chromosome 18, fConCon1.1, whole genome shotgun sequence DNA window includes the following coding sequences:
- the LOC133118131 gene encoding guanine nucleotide-binding protein G(I)/G(S)/G(O) subunit gamma-2-like has translation MNDSVCISTASIAHARKTVEQLKMETFVERIKVSKAAADLMAYCQANIDDDPLILPLPISENPFCQKKLFCTIL, from the exons ATGAATGATAGCGTGTGCATCAGTACTGCCAGCATCGCGCATGCAAGGAAGACTGTGGAGCAACTCAAAATGGAAACCTTTGTGGAAAGGATAAAG gtGTCTAAAGCGGCCGCTGACCTGATGGCATACTGCCAGGCTAATATAGATGATGATCCTCTCATCCTGCCTCTGCCCATCTCTGAAAATCCCTTCTGCCAGAAAAAGCTCTTCTGCACCATCCTTTGA
- the cacul1 gene encoding CDK2-associated and cullin domain-containing protein 1: MEETMEDDRFEIGSDSDDHNHNNNWDTSVNTYMCPESNLSNEPKLFPRFPELSVQHSTEHLDEIRERKESVHSYSSESSWASDSECATASVPGKTTLNINSAPKFLMNVMTTEDYKSTYWPKLEQAIDQLLTQSPVDYIPISYEQIYSCVYKCVCQQHSEMMYSDLKQKITTHLEQVSEDLQACPADKFIEKFNCFLTRYMAALESIVPIFIYMNKFYIETKLNRDLRDDLVRLFTDHVADKHVNTLMPLLLKAQSTPFQITPSTMASVVRGLYSLRPDWVQLAPALFCSFIPQIHPPVLQSELQHYAAQDRKLQMELIQNGFARGDQSRKRAGEDQANNVSSAPLPCSTSRSCR, from the exons ATGGAGGAGACTATGGAAGATGATCGCTTCGAGATCGGATCGGATTCGGATGATCACAACCATAACAATAACTGGGATACCAGtgtaaatacatacatgtgTCCCGAAAGTAATCTTTCAAATGAGCCAAAACTCTTTCCTCGCTTCCCCGAACTTTCGGTACAACATTCAACAGAACATTTGGATGAAATTCGTGAAAGAAAAGAGTCTGTGCACAGTTACTCATCGGAATCTAGCTGGGCCAGCGATTCCGAGTGTGCTACCGCTTCTGTCCCGGGGAAAACCACTCTAAACATCAACTCAGCTCCCAAGTTCT TGATGAATGTAATGACTACAGAGGATTATAAAAGCACATACTGGCCAAAACTGGAACAAGCCATTGATCAGCTGCTGACACAGAGTCCAGTGGACTACATCCCAATCTCCTATGAGCAAATATATAG ctgtgtgtataaatgtgtctgTCAGCAGCACTCGGAGATGATGTACAGTGATTTAAAACAGAAGATAACTACACATTTGGAACAGGTGTCAGAAGATTTGCAG GCCTGTCCAGCAGACAAATTCATTGAAAAGTTCAACTGCTTTCTCACCCGGTACATGGCAGCCCTGGAAAGCATCGTGCCCATATTCATATATATG aACAAGTTTTACATTGAAACAAAACTCAACCGAGATCTGAGAGATGACTTGGTCAGGCTGTTCACAGACCATGTTGCAGATAAACATGTGAACACATTAATGC ctCTTCTTCTAAAAGCCCAGTCCACACCTTTCCAAATCACACCTTCCACCATGGCAAGTGTAGTTAGGGGCCTCTACTCTCTCCGACCAG ACTGGGTCCAGCTGGCTCCAGCTCTGTTCTGCAGCTTCATTCCCCAGATTCATCCACCGGTCCTACAGTCTGAGCTCCAGCACTACGCCGCTCAGGACCGAAAACTTCAAATGGAGCTCATCCAGAACGGCTTTGCCAG GGGTGACCAATCACGCAAAAGGGCTGGTGAAGACCAGGCAAACA ATGTTTCTTCAGCTCCTCTTCCTTGCTCTACCTCCAGAAGCTGCAGATAG
- the b3galnt2 gene encoding UDP-GalNAc:beta-1,3-N-acetylgalactosaminyltransferase 2 isoform X2: MRSLALLLCPCVIAVVVHLWLVANRTAFLLDLKDTDRQPSSLEVLVGVLSARHHHDLRDAIRETWLGYIKQHPQFRHRVAVKFIVGSHGCPIPQEDREDPYSCTLLNLTDPVNGQEVVVLPVPDASVLAPSEVSAVSLDLKVLHPVVITRLGVFPHGPDMELRGNVTVTLFQVDQEEPVVTAHFSPVSTGTSMNGVWYKAVEQFILPKGFEGTLVWESLDSTDLVTANVSRVQFNNGGGVLRIMSIEEGTLPHRTALGFPGVAGGFMFSVYDVEVLQEMLRGRPERLQDQASRLRLEDQALDQESHRHGDMVFVDVIDTYRNVPSKLLQFYNWSIGNADFSLLLKTDDDCYIDVDAVLMKIDHKRLRRSSFWWGNFRQSWAVDRVGKWQELEYTSPVYPAFACGSGYVVSRDLVEWLANNANRLKAYQDSGWLCEKHCYLDMLSSPQHSPEELRSLWDRKRVCGDPCGCPWGHPDL; the protein is encoded by the exons ATGCGAAGCTTAGCATTGCTGTTGTGTCCGTGCGTTATCGCGGTGGTGGTGCATCTCTGGCTGGTAGCAAACAGAACTGCCTTCTTGTTGGATCTCAAGGATACAG ATCGACAGCCGTCATCCCTGGAAGTTCTGGTGGGAGTGCTGTCCGCACGCCATCACCATGATCTCCGGGACGCGATAAGGGAGACTTGGCTGGGCTACATCAAGCAGCACCCGCAGTTCCGTCATCG GGTGGCTGTGAAGTTTATCGTTGGAAGCCATGGCTGTCCAATACCTCAAGAGGACAGGGAGGATCCATACTCATGTACCTTGCTGAACCTCACTGATCCAG TGAATGGACAGGAAGTGGTGGTGCTCCCCGTGCCTGACGCCTCCGTGCTGGCGCCCTCCGAGGTGTCCGCGGTCAGCCTGGACCTCAAGGTCCTGCACCCCGTGGTGATCACCCGCCTGGGGGTGTTCCCCCATGGCCCCGACATGGAGCTCCGGGGTAACGTGACAGTCACACTCTTCCAGGTGGACCAGGAG GAACCTGTGGTGACCGCTCATTTCAGCCCCGTGAGTACAGGGACCAGTATGAATGGGGTGTGGTATAAGGCAGTGGAGCAGTTCATTCTGCCGAAG GGCTTTGAAGGAACTCTGGTTTGGGAGAGTTTGGACTCTACTGATCTGGTGACTGCAAACGTCTCCAGGGTTCAGTTCAACAATGGGGGAGGTGTATTGAGAATAATGTCT ATTGAAGAAGGAACGTTGCCTCACAGAACTGCTCTTGGCTTTCCTGGTGTGGCAGGAGGGTTTATGTTCTCGGTCTATG ATGTGGAAGTGCTGCAGGAGATGCTGAGGGGACGACCTGAGCGGCTGCAGGATCAGGCCTCCAGGCTCAGACTGGAAGATCAAGCTCTGGATCAGGAGAGCCATCGCCATGGAGACATGGTGTTTGTAGATGTGATTGACACCTACAGGAATGTGCCTTCCAAACTGCTGCAGTTCTATAACTG GTCAATAGGAAATGCTGACTTCAGCCTCCTCCTGAAGACGGATGATGATTGCTATATCGATGTGGACGCAGTATTAATGAAGATAGACCACAAGCGACTCCGCAGGAGCAGTTTCTGGTGGGGAAA TTTCAGgcagagctgggctgtggaCCGTGTTGGGAAGTGGCAGGAGTTGGAGTATACCAGCCCAGTGTATCCGGCTTTTGCCTGTGGCTCTGGGTACGTGGTGTCGCGAGACCTGGTGGAGTGGCTGGCCAATAACGCAAACAGACTCAAGGCTTACCAG gactCGGGCTGGCTGTGTGAGAAACACTGCTACCTGGACATGCTGTCCTCACCACAGCACTCACCGGAGGAGCTGCGGTCCCTGTGGGACAGGAAGAGGGTGTGCGGGGATCCGTGCGGCTGCCCCTGGGGtcaccctgacctctga
- the b3galnt2 gene encoding UDP-GalNAc:beta-1,3-N-acetylgalactosaminyltransferase 2 isoform X1, producing the protein MRSLALLLCPCVIAVVVHLWLVANRTAFLLDLKDTDRQPSSLEVLVGVLSARHHHDLRDAIRETWLGYIKQHPQFRHRVAVKFIVGSHGCPIPQEDREDPYSCTLLNLTDPVNGQEVVVLPVPDASVLAPSEVSAVSLDLKVLHPVVITRLGVFPHGPDMELRGNVTVTLFQVDQEEPVVTAHFSPVSTGTSMNGVWYKAVEQFILPKGFEGTLVWESLDSTDLVTANVSRVQFNNGGGVLRIMSIEEGTLPHRTALGFPGVAGGFMFSVYDVEVLQEMLRGRPERLQDQASRLRLEDQALDQESHRHGDMVFVDVIDTYRNVPSKLLQFYNWSIGNADFSLLLKTDDDCYIDVDAVLMKIDHKRLRRSSFWWGNFRQSWAVDRVGKWQELEYTSPVYPAFACGSGYVVSRDLVEWLANNANRLKAYQGEDVSMGIWMAAVGPGKYQDSGWLCEKHCYLDMLSSPQHSPEELRSLWDRKRVCGDPCGCPWGHPDL; encoded by the exons ATGCGAAGCTTAGCATTGCTGTTGTGTCCGTGCGTTATCGCGGTGGTGGTGCATCTCTGGCTGGTAGCAAACAGAACTGCCTTCTTGTTGGATCTCAAGGATACAG ATCGACAGCCGTCATCCCTGGAAGTTCTGGTGGGAGTGCTGTCCGCACGCCATCACCATGATCTCCGGGACGCGATAAGGGAGACTTGGCTGGGCTACATCAAGCAGCACCCGCAGTTCCGTCATCG GGTGGCTGTGAAGTTTATCGTTGGAAGCCATGGCTGTCCAATACCTCAAGAGGACAGGGAGGATCCATACTCATGTACCTTGCTGAACCTCACTGATCCAG TGAATGGACAGGAAGTGGTGGTGCTCCCCGTGCCTGACGCCTCCGTGCTGGCGCCCTCCGAGGTGTCCGCGGTCAGCCTGGACCTCAAGGTCCTGCACCCCGTGGTGATCACCCGCCTGGGGGTGTTCCCCCATGGCCCCGACATGGAGCTCCGGGGTAACGTGACAGTCACACTCTTCCAGGTGGACCAGGAG GAACCTGTGGTGACCGCTCATTTCAGCCCCGTGAGTACAGGGACCAGTATGAATGGGGTGTGGTATAAGGCAGTGGAGCAGTTCATTCTGCCGAAG GGCTTTGAAGGAACTCTGGTTTGGGAGAGTTTGGACTCTACTGATCTGGTGACTGCAAACGTCTCCAGGGTTCAGTTCAACAATGGGGGAGGTGTATTGAGAATAATGTCT ATTGAAGAAGGAACGTTGCCTCACAGAACTGCTCTTGGCTTTCCTGGTGTGGCAGGAGGGTTTATGTTCTCGGTCTATG ATGTGGAAGTGCTGCAGGAGATGCTGAGGGGACGACCTGAGCGGCTGCAGGATCAGGCCTCCAGGCTCAGACTGGAAGATCAAGCTCTGGATCAGGAGAGCCATCGCCATGGAGACATGGTGTTTGTAGATGTGATTGACACCTACAGGAATGTGCCTTCCAAACTGCTGCAGTTCTATAACTG GTCAATAGGAAATGCTGACTTCAGCCTCCTCCTGAAGACGGATGATGATTGCTATATCGATGTGGACGCAGTATTAATGAAGATAGACCACAAGCGACTCCGCAGGAGCAGTTTCTGGTGGGGAAA TTTCAGgcagagctgggctgtggaCCGTGTTGGGAAGTGGCAGGAGTTGGAGTATACCAGCCCAGTGTATCCGGCTTTTGCCTGTGGCTCTGGGTACGTGGTGTCGCGAGACCTGGTGGAGTGGCTGGCCAATAACGCAAACAGACTCAAGGCTTACCAG GGTGAGGATGTAAGTATGGGCATATGGATGGCTGCTGTTGGGCCAGGAAAGTATCAG gactCGGGCTGGCTGTGTGAGAAACACTGCTACCTGGACATGCTGTCCTCACCACAGCACTCACCGGAGGAGCTGCGGTCCCTGTGGGACAGGAAGAGGGTGTGCGGGGATCCGTGCGGCTGCCCCTGGGGtcaccctgacctctga
- the b3galnt2 gene encoding UDP-GalNAc:beta-1,3-N-acetylgalactosaminyltransferase 2 isoform X3 produces MRSLALLLCPCVIAVVVHLWLVANRTAFLLDLKDTDRQPSSLEVLVGVLSARHHHDLRDAIRETWLGYIKQHPQFRHRVAVKFIVGSHGCPIPQEDREDPYSCTLLNLTDPVNGQEVVVLPVPDASVLAPSEVSAVSLDLKVLHPVVITRLGVFPHGPDMELRGNVTVTLFQVDQEEPVVTAHFSPGFEGTLVWESLDSTDLVTANVSRVQFNNGGGVLRIMSIEEGTLPHRTALGFPGVAGGFMFSVYDVEVLQEMLRGRPERLQDQASRLRLEDQALDQESHRHGDMVFVDVIDTYRNVPSKLLQFYNWSIGNADFSLLLKTDDDCYIDVDAVLMKIDHKRLRRSSFWWGNFRQSWAVDRVGKWQELEYTSPVYPAFACGSGYVVSRDLVEWLANNANRLKAYQGEDVSMGIWMAAVGPGKYQDSGWLCEKHCYLDMLSSPQHSPEELRSLWDRKRVCGDPCGCPWGHPDL; encoded by the exons ATGCGAAGCTTAGCATTGCTGTTGTGTCCGTGCGTTATCGCGGTGGTGGTGCATCTCTGGCTGGTAGCAAACAGAACTGCCTTCTTGTTGGATCTCAAGGATACAG ATCGACAGCCGTCATCCCTGGAAGTTCTGGTGGGAGTGCTGTCCGCACGCCATCACCATGATCTCCGGGACGCGATAAGGGAGACTTGGCTGGGCTACATCAAGCAGCACCCGCAGTTCCGTCATCG GGTGGCTGTGAAGTTTATCGTTGGAAGCCATGGCTGTCCAATACCTCAAGAGGACAGGGAGGATCCATACTCATGTACCTTGCTGAACCTCACTGATCCAG TGAATGGACAGGAAGTGGTGGTGCTCCCCGTGCCTGACGCCTCCGTGCTGGCGCCCTCCGAGGTGTCCGCGGTCAGCCTGGACCTCAAGGTCCTGCACCCCGTGGTGATCACCCGCCTGGGGGTGTTCCCCCATGGCCCCGACATGGAGCTCCGGGGTAACGTGACAGTCACACTCTTCCAGGTGGACCAGGAG GAACCTGTGGTGACCGCTCATTTCAGCCCC GGCTTTGAAGGAACTCTGGTTTGGGAGAGTTTGGACTCTACTGATCTGGTGACTGCAAACGTCTCCAGGGTTCAGTTCAACAATGGGGGAGGTGTATTGAGAATAATGTCT ATTGAAGAAGGAACGTTGCCTCACAGAACTGCTCTTGGCTTTCCTGGTGTGGCAGGAGGGTTTATGTTCTCGGTCTATG ATGTGGAAGTGCTGCAGGAGATGCTGAGGGGACGACCTGAGCGGCTGCAGGATCAGGCCTCCAGGCTCAGACTGGAAGATCAAGCTCTGGATCAGGAGAGCCATCGCCATGGAGACATGGTGTTTGTAGATGTGATTGACACCTACAGGAATGTGCCTTCCAAACTGCTGCAGTTCTATAACTG GTCAATAGGAAATGCTGACTTCAGCCTCCTCCTGAAGACGGATGATGATTGCTATATCGATGTGGACGCAGTATTAATGAAGATAGACCACAAGCGACTCCGCAGGAGCAGTTTCTGGTGGGGAAA TTTCAGgcagagctgggctgtggaCCGTGTTGGGAAGTGGCAGGAGTTGGAGTATACCAGCCCAGTGTATCCGGCTTTTGCCTGTGGCTCTGGGTACGTGGTGTCGCGAGACCTGGTGGAGTGGCTGGCCAATAACGCAAACAGACTCAAGGCTTACCAG GGTGAGGATGTAAGTATGGGCATATGGATGGCTGCTGTTGGGCCAGGAAAGTATCAG gactCGGGCTGGCTGTGTGAGAAACACTGCTACCTGGACATGCTGTCCTCACCACAGCACTCACCGGAGGAGCTGCGGTCCCTGTGGGACAGGAAGAGGGTGTGCGGGGATCCGTGCGGCTGCCCCTGGGGtcaccctgacctctga